The following are from one region of the Rhipicephalus microplus isolate Deutch F79 chromosome 1, USDA_Rmic, whole genome shotgun sequence genome:
- the LOC119178209 gene encoding uncharacterized protein LOC119178209 isoform X2 → MRLQQASALVALVLAATLIIAAQAVYPDAALYQTNINRQSSGVGAAAAGGIASTITQGLSGLMSGLVSSLPSMLTNAVPMLLMLGLGGLLLPLLGVSLFFREGQKRTFSLPSINPAILDGLADVLDRVTKAIEQGEKKYATKNN, encoded by the exons ATGAGGTTGCAGCAGGCGTCCGCGTTAGTGGCCCTCGTGCTGGCTGCTACGCTGATCATCGCGGCGCAGGCCGTCTACCCCGATGCCGCCCTCTATCAGACAAACATCAACCGGCAAAGCTCGGGCGTCGGAGCAGCGGCCGCCGGAGGCATCGCATCCACCATCACGCAG GGCCTCTCCGGACTGATGTCCGGCCTGGTCTCCTCGCTGCCGTCGATGCTGACCAACGCGGTGCCGATGCTGCTGATGCTCGGCCTGGGTGGCCTCCTGCTTCCGCTCCTGGGCGTCAGCCTGTTCTTCCGCGAGGGGCAAAAGAGGACCTTCAGCCTGCCGTCCATCAACCCGGCCATCCTGGACGGACTCGCCGACGTGCTCGACCGCGTCACCAAGGCCATCGAGCAGGGCGAGAAGAAGTACGCCACCAAGAACAACTGA
- the LOC119178209 gene encoding uncharacterized protein LOC119178209 isoform X1: protein MRLQQASALVALVLAATLIIAAQAVYPDAALYQTNINRQSSGVGAAAAGGIASTITQVFTQGLSGLMSGLVSSLPSMLTNAVPMLLMLGLGGLLLPLLGVSLFFREGQKRTFSLPSINPAILDGLADVLDRVTKAIEQGEKKYATKNN, encoded by the exons ATGAGGTTGCAGCAGGCGTCCGCGTTAGTGGCCCTCGTGCTGGCTGCTACGCTGATCATCGCGGCGCAGGCCGTCTACCCCGATGCCGCCCTCTATCAGACAAACATCAACCGGCAAAGCTCGGGCGTCGGAGCAGCGGCCGCCGGAGGCATCGCATCCACCATCACGCAG GTCTTCACGCAGGGCCTCTCCGGACTGATGTCCGGCCTGGTCTCCTCGCTGCCGTCGATGCTGACCAACGCGGTGCCGATGCTGCTGATGCTCGGCCTGGGTGGCCTCCTGCTTCCGCTCCTGGGCGTCAGCCTGTTCTTCCGCGAGGGGCAAAAGAGGACCTTCAGCCTGCCGTCCATCAACCCGGCCATCCTGGACGGACTCGCCGACGTGCTCGACCGCGTCACCAAGGCCATCGAGCAGGGCGAGAAGAAGTACGCCACCAAGAACAACTGA